TCAAAGTGATGGGGGCACGTCATTGGACGAAGCATAAATTCATCGTCATCAATAGTGATCGGAGCGTACATTGAATCTTTGTAATACGGATAGTGTCCAGATTTTTTGTACAAATCAATCTTTGCGATGTCAGGAGTGTACACATGACGATATCCACGGCGAATTTCTTCATCGACAATAAATCGCTCAAGTTCTCGTCGAACAGTTGCTCCACGTTCAGTCCAGAGAGGAAGTCCTTTGCCAACAACATCAGAAAACACAAAGAGGTCTAGTTCCTTACCAAGTTTTCTATGATCTCTTTTTTCTGCCTCAGCTTGTTGGGTAATATGTGCATCAAGCGCTTCTTTTGTTTCAAATGCGAGTCCGTAGATGCGTGTGAGCATCTTATTTTTCTCGTCACCTCTCCAATATGCTCCGGCAATACGTTCAAGCTTGTAGCTATCAGAAGGAATTTCTTTCATGTGTTCAACATGACCACCGCGACAAAGGTCGGTAAACTCACCTGAAGTGTAAAGAGTGATTGGTTCACCACTTTTTTCAATGTCACCAATTAGTTCAAGTTTGTATTCGTTGCCTGCAAACTGTTTTCTTGCTTCATCTGTTGAAACTTCTGTTCGATCAAATGTGTCCCATTTAGGTTGGATTGCGCGCATCTTTTTTTCTATAGCAGCAAGGTCTTTATCTGAAATTGGAGATGAAAATTCAAAGTCATAATAGAAACCGTTTGAGGTGAAAGGACCAATTGATGGTTTTGCGTCAGGGTAGAGGGTGGTTACCGCCGCAGCTAGAAGGTGGGCAAGGGAATGGCGTTTGTTATCTAAATTGTTCATATGGGAATGATAACAGAGGGTTAGCACATACCTTTTATTGACAAATATATTTTTAGTAGCATAATTTACAGGTTCCGAAGATCGTCTTCGGATTGAGCATAGTACTGTAGCAATAAGGAGCTACATAATGACAGCCGATATCCAAGGATTGGGTACGGGTCGTTCGTCCTCGTCACAGATTCAAGGAACGCAGCAGATGCGTCGACGACAGGGGTCGAACAGAGTGCAGCAGTTAAAGGTGGCCCAGCAACCATTGGGTCAGGAAGGAGGTTCGGTTGATGCGCTGACAGCGGCAATCAATGCCATCCAGCTAATGGGGGGCAAGCGATGGGAGGTTGGCGTAAGGCCCAAGCCTATTGCCGACATCACAAAACGGGTTGCCGATGTGGTGAAGGCAAGAAAAATGTCTATGATCCAATTTCCACAAATCGGTGGTTACGTGGATCCTCAGCACATCTCGCAGGAGCTCAAGGAACGTATGGGCATTGAAAAATGCGGTACGGTTACCGAAGCACTTCTGTGGCTTACCGAACCGATCAACTTCAATCACTACTTCTCAGAAGACAATCGTCAAAAGATGATTGTTTGTGCGGGAAGTGTGTACGAAGACGGTACGGTACCTTGCGTCTTGATTGGTACGGGTCGCGATCAGCCGTATTCACTGAAGTTCTTGGTCACTGAGAGCTCTACCGTTAACCGTTTTGGGTTTGGTTTGCAATACTAATGCATTCGACAGTACGTCGGGTGTAACAATTAAATACAATACCACAAGTCTCTCGGATTCTTGTGGTGTTTTTTATTCACCAACTAATACTGGCTCAGGTTGTGTGTTGGCTGGTTGTTGCCCAAGTTTTTTAATCTTATCAACCACAACAGAATGTATTCCGTTTCGCATAGATAGTCGTCCTTTAATCGCGATACATGTATCAGGAACAATAATCTCAGCAAATTCCTTTGCAAGTTTTGGAAACACGACCGCTTCAATCGAGCTTGTATAGTCTGCAATTTTTAAGAAAAACATCTTGTCACCTTTCTTTGTGAGAAATGGATTTGCTGATTCCAGTAAGCCGTAGACAACTGCTTGCATTCCTTCACGCAGGTTTTCCTTAATATCTTTAATAGTCATTTGAGACTTCTTCATTGCTTCACCGTGCATATCAAGTGGGTGACCTGAGATATATAAGCCGAGGAGTTCTTTTTCCCATACAAGCTTGTCAGGAAGTGTCGCTTCATCAGCTGAAACCATGCGGAGACTGTCTATTTCGCTTCCTGCAAACGCTTCACCAGAAAATAAACTGTCATGTTGTTTTCCGGTACTGTGTTCCTTGTGATATTCGAGTAGGTACTCAAGGTTTGCAAGCATTTTCCCTCGCTCTGAAAAGGCATCTAGTGCTCCCGCTTTGATGAGGGATTCGAGGGATTTTTTATTGAGATTTTTGTCTGTTACACGCTCAAGGAAATCAGCGAGGGATGCAAACTGGCCACCACGTTTTCGCTCTTCAATAATGGCAGCTGCAATTCCTTCTCCGAAGTTTTTGATTGTTGTTAGTCCGAAACGGATCTTGTCTTTTCGTTCGCCAGCAATAACAGTCTCACCTTTGATGGCGGCAAATCCTGTGAGACTTTCGTTGATGTCTGGTGGAAGTACTTCAATACCCATACGTTTACACTCAGCAATAATTTCAGCGATCTTTTCTGTGTCTCCCGAGTCAGCAGTGAGTACGGCACTCATATAGATTGCAGGGAAGTTCGCCTTCATATATGACGTTTGGTACGCCACACGTCCATAACTCGCTGCGTGGGCTTTGTTAAATCCGTATGCAGCAAACGGTTCGATCAGTTTCCATAGTTGGTCTGCTTTTTCTTGTGTCATTCCATTTTCAAGAAGACCTTTCATCAGTTTTTCTTTCTGGGCTTCCATTTCTGCTGGAATCTTTTTACCCATTGCCTTACGCAACTTATCAGCTTCAAGCCATGAGTATCCTGCGAGGTGAATGGCAATTAACATCACGTCGTCTTGGTATGTAATAACCCCGAATGACTGAGAAAGAATATCCTTCATTCGAGGGTCGAGGTATTGAACGAGAATTGGTTTGTGTTTTCGTTCAATATATTGAGGAATAGATTCCATTGGACCTGGACGGTACAAAGCCACCATGGCATTAATATCGTGGATTGAGGATGGTTTAAGTTCCTTAAGAAATCGTGTCATTCCTGATCCATTCAACTGGAAAAGACCAATCGTTTCTCCCTTTGCGAGCATGTGGAATGTCTTTTTGTCATCGAGTGGAATATTTTCAATATCAACATGGATTCCTTCCGCCTCCTCTACTCTTTGGACCGCATCAGAAAGGATGGAGAGGTTCTTGATTCCGAGGAAGTCGAACTTAAGAAGACCAGCATCTTCAACGGCATGCATATCAAACTGGGTGATAATTTTTGCTTCACCTTTTGTATCAAGTTGAAGTGGAGTGAAATCGGTGAGTGCAGTTGGGGCAATAACAACACCAGCTGCATGCACTGAGATGTGTCGTGCGCAGCCTTCAATTTTCTTTGCCATGTCGATGATTGTTCGAGTGTCTTCGTCCTTGTCGTATTGCGCTTTTAGGTCCGGAGTCGTCTCAAGTGCTTTATCGATAGTCATTGGGAAACCCTGTGAGCCCATAGGAATGAGTTTTGAAATGCTGTCAGCAAGTGCGTACGGGAATCCCATGGCGCGTGCTACATCACGAACTGCTCCGCGAGCCATCATGGTTCCGAATGTTCCAATTTGTGCCACTTTGTCTGCTCCATATGTACGCTTGGCGTACTCAATCATTTCGTCACGTCGGTTATCGGCGTAGTCCATGTCGATATCAGGTGCTGATGGTCGTTCTGGGTTTAAGAATCGTTCAAAGGGGAGTTTGTATGCAATTGGATCTACATTTGTAATACCGGCAAGGTATGTGACAATCGATCCAGCAACTGATCCTCGAATAGTCGTGAGAATTTTGTTCTCATGGGCGTGGCGCAAGAGGTCTGATACTACAAGGAAGTATGGTGCGTATCCTTTGTTTTTAATAACATTTAGTTCGTACTCAATACGTTC
The Candidatus Paceibacterota bacterium genome window above contains:
- the dnaE gene encoding DNA polymerase III subunit alpha, with product MSDFVHLHTHSHYSLLAALPKIPDLVEAAKNAGMTALALTDNGNLYGAIEFYKECKDAGIKAILGSDTYMAARGRHDKQHGVDNKWSRLVLLAKTDDGYKNLIRIVTAGHLEGFYYKPRIDKEVLRANIGGLIAILPSFSGEVQQALKNNNEAKALETLNHYIEIFGKDDTYLEITHHPEIENHNELTKKTIEFARKHDIQLVAAQDVYYLSKEDKPARTTLLSIQSGGDSSERKFGNDGEFHFITGEEAEKLFADIPEAIANTKKIADQCEVKLNLGAWRFPAYIVESGRSYDDELRYIVYEKGLARRKMELTPIVKERIEYELNVIKNKGYAPYFLVVSDLLRHAHENKILTTIRGSVAGSIVTYLAGITNVDPIAYKLPFERFLNPERPSAPDIDMDYADNRRDEMIEYAKRTYGADKVAQIGTFGTMMARGAVRDVARAMGFPYALADSISKLIPMGSQGFPMTIDKALETTPDLKAQYDKDEDTRTIIDMAKKIEGCARHISVHAAGVVIAPTALTDFTPLQLDTKGEAKIITQFDMHAVEDAGLLKFDFLGIKNLSILSDAVQRVEEAEGIHVDIENIPLDDKKTFHMLAKGETIGLFQLNGSGMTRFLKELKPSSIHDINAMVALYRPGPMESIPQYIERKHKPILVQYLDPRMKDILSQSFGVITYQDDVMLIAIHLAGYSWLEADKLRKAMGKKIPAEMEAQKEKLMKGLLENGMTQEKADQLWKLIEPFAAYGFNKAHAASYGRVAYQTSYMKANFPAIYMSAVLTADSGDTEKIAEIIAECKRMGIEVLPPDINESLTGFAAIKGETVIAGERKDKIRFGLTTIKNFGEGIAAAIIEERKRGGQFASLADFLERVTDKNLNKKSLESLIKAGALDAFSERGKMLANLEYLLEYHKEHSTGKQHDSLFSGEAFAGSEIDSLRMVSADEATLPDKLVWEKELLGLYISGHPLDMHGEAMKKSQMTIKDIKENLREGMQAVVYGLLESANPFLTKKGDKMFFLKIADYTSSIEAVVFPKLAKEFAEIIVPDTCIAIKGRLSMRNGIHSVVVDKIKKLGQQPANTQPEPVLVGE